CGCCCTGATCCTCTGCGGCGTGGTGATCGAGCTCAGCCGGAACGGCCGTACCCGCCTGGGCAGTTGGCTGCTGGGCATCGGGCTGGTGGCCGCGGTCGGCGCGGACCGGCTGCTGATCCCCTGAATCCGGCGGGGCACCGATCCGGTTCTCCCGCCGTCAGTTCAGCAGGAGTTGGAGGCCGCCCACGACGGTCGCGCCGATCACGATCCGCTCGAAGAGCTTCTGGTCGATGCGCCCGACGCAGACGCGGCCCAGCCACGCGCCCGGGATCACGAAGAGCACGAGGGCGGCGTCCAGCAGGAGCGACCGGGTGTCGATCAGGCCGAGGCCCACGCTGAACGGCACTTTTGCGGTGTTGACGATCAGGAAGAACCAGGCCGAGGTGCCCAGGAACCCCAGTTTGCAAAAGCCCGCGGAGAGCAGGTAGAGCGACATCACGGGTCCGCCGGCGTTGGCGACCATGGTGGTGAACCCGCCGAGCGTGCCGTACGAGCGGGCCCTGAACCGTTTTGCGCCCGAGCGGACCGGCCCGGCGGGCGTGGCACCGGCGGGAGGCTCCGCCCCGGCGCCGGGTACGGCGGTCCGGGCGTCCTGGGAGCCGTCGGCGCGGGCCTCGGTCCGCCGCCGCCAGAGGGTGACACCGGTCATGAGGAGCAGGATGGCGCCGATCGAGGTGCTCATGACGCTGTCGTCGGCCCACATCATGAAGACGGTGCCCGCCACGACACCGGCGGCGACCGTGGGGAAGAGCCTGAGCAGGGTCGGCCAGTGGGCGTGGCGCCGGTAGACCAGTACGGCGAGGATGTCGCCGGCGATGAGGACCGGGAGCAGTACCCCGGTGGACTCGCGGGCCGGGAGCACGGCCGCGAAGACCGCGAGGCTGATCGTGTTGGACCCGCTGACGGCCGTCTTGGAGAAGCCGACGAGCAGGGACGCCGCCGCGAGCGCGGCCAGTTGCCAGAGTGTGATGGTGTCCATTGCGGATCAGATGGTAGACACACCCGTCCCCCGGGCGGACCCGGCAAACCCGGCGGACCCCGCGGACCGGCCCGGGGTCCCGCCCGGGGTCCCGCCCGGGGCCCCGGGCCGGGAGTCGCGGACGGGGTGTCACGGGTGCGCGGCGGCGCTCAGGCGTCGGTACGGATCACCACCGCGAGGGTGCGGGGGCCGTGGACGCCCTCGACCCGCTCCAGTTCGATGTCGGAGGTGGCCGACGGCCCGCTGATCAGCGTCGTCGGCCGCTCCGGTACCAGCCGGGCGACCGCCTCCGGCACGCCCACCTCGACCGAGGAGAGATCCACGACGCAGACGTGCAGGTCGGGGACGAGGGAGAGGGCGCGGCGGCCCTGGTCCGGGGAACCGTCCAGGAAGATGGTGCCGGTCTCGGCGCAGGTGACGGCGGAGGCGGTCACCACTCCGTCGAGATCGCCGAGGGCGGGGGCGGGGATGTCCGCGGAGTCCTGCTGCACCTGGCCGTCGTACGCGGTGAGCCACTGGCCGTCCAGGCCCGCGGGCACCCCGACGCGCCGGGCGCCGTGCTCGGCGAGTACGGCCGCGACGGCCTCGGCCGTCCGGTCCCTGGTGCAGGGGTGGACCTGTGCCTTGTAGTCGACGAGCCGGTCGGTCAGCAGCGCCAGGCGCTCGTCGTCGGGAAGGGTCCGGCCGGTGCGGTATCCGCGGGGGACGGGCGTCCCCGGGGCGGGGGCCAGGGCCAGGGCGTCCCTGATCCGGCCGAGTACCGTGTCGCGGGCGGTCGTCGTCACTGTTCCTCCTGGTGGTCCCCGGCGCGGCGGGCGGCGCCCTCCTCGGCGGCCTCCCGCATGGCCGCCGTGCCCTCGGCCGAGGCCAGCCAGGCGCGGAAGGACTGCCGGGGCGGTGCGGCGGTGTCACGGCTGGCGCTCCAGCCGTCGAGCGGGGCGGGCAGGTGCGAGAGGGTGCGGTCGCGTCCGCCGATGCCGACGGAGCGGCTGAGGGAAGCGGCCTTCTGGGCGGTGGTGTAGAGCCTGGGTGACTTCATCACCGCGGCGGCGGCCTTCATCGCCAGTTTCTCCGCGGTGGCGCCGGCCTGTTCGGTGTTCTGGTGGCGCAGTTCGACCAGCAGCGACGGGATGTCGATCTTGACGGGGCAGGCGTCGAAGCAGGCCCCGCAGAGGCTGGAGGCGTACGGCAGCGAGCTGTTGGGGTCGTCCTTCGCCGCGTGCATCCCGGCGAGCTGCGGGGTGAGGACCGCGCCGATGGGGCCGGGGTAGGTCGAACCGTAGGCGTGGCCGCCGGCCCGCTCGTACACCGGGCACACGTTGAGGCAGGCGGAGCAGCGGATGCAGTTGAGCGCTTCCCGGCCGATCCTGTCGGCGAGCGCGGCGGTGCGGCCGTTGTCGAGGAGGACGAGGTGGAAGTCCTGCGGACCGTCACCCGGGGTCACCCCGGTCCACATCGAGGTGTAGGGGTTCATCCGCTCGCCGGTGGAGGAACGCGGCAGCAGCTGGAGGAAGACCTCCAGGTCCTGATAGCGCGGCAGGACCTTCTCGATGCCCATCACGGTGATCAGGGTGTCGGGCAGGGTCAGGCACATCCGGCCGTTGCCCTCGGACTCGACGACGGAGAGGGTCCCGGTCTCGGCGATGCCGAAGTTGGCGCCGGAGACGGCGACCTTGGTCGTCATGAACTTCTCGCGCAGGTAGGCGCGGGCGGCGGCGGCCAGGTGCGCGGGCACGTTGTCGAGGTCCGGGTCGACCCCGGGGATCTCGTCGAGGAAGATCTGCCGGATCTCGTCGCGGTTGCGGTGGATCGCCGGGACCAGGATGTGCGAGGGCTTGTCGTGGGCGAGCTGCACGATCAGCTCGGCGAGGTCGGTCTCGTAGGGGGTGATGCCCTCGGCCTCGAGGTGTTCGTTGAGGCCGATCTCCTGGGTGGCCATCGACTTGACCTTGATGACGTCACTGCTGCCGGTCGCCCTGACCAGCCGGGTGACGATCTCGTTGGCCTCGACGCCGTCACGCGCCCAGTGCACGGTGCCGCCGCGCTCGGTGACCTTCGCCTCCAGCTGCTCCAGCAGTTCGGGCAGGCGGTTCATGGTGTCGGTCTTGATGGCGGATCCGGCGTCACGCAGCTGTTCCCAGTCCGGGAGTTCACCGGTGACGTGGAGGCGTTTGGCGCGGATGGTGTGGGTGGCCCGGCCGAGGTTGCGGCGCAGCTGTTCGTTGCGCAGCTCGTCGTGGGCGGCCGCGGGGAACTTGCGGTCGCCCCGCAGGTTCCCGGTTCCGTACGGGGAGCGGGGCGGGGTGGCGGGCATGCCGAGGAACGTGCTCATCGGGCGGCCTCCGTCAGGGCGTACGGCGCGGTGCGGGTGGAGCCCAGGATCTGGGCGAGGTGCAGCGTGCGTGTGCCGGCCTTGATCCGGGAGAGGCCTCCGCCGATGTGCATCAGACAGGAGGAGTCCCCGGCGGTGCAGACCGCCGCACGGGTGGACACGACGTTGCGCATCTTGTCCTGGAGCATCGCGGAGGAGGTGTCGGCGTTCTTCACCGCGAAGGTGCCGCCGAAGCCGCAGCAGGAGTCGGCCTCGGGCAGTTCCACCAGGTCGATCGCCTCGACGGCGCGCAGCAGCCGCAGCGGCTTGTCCCCGACGCGCAGCATCCGCAGGGAGTGGCAGGTGGGGTGGTAGGTGACCCGGTGCGGGAAGTAGGCCCCGACATCGGTCACACCGAGCACGTCGACGAGGAGTTCGGACAGTTCGTACGTCTTGGCCTTCACGGTGGCGACCCCGGCGCGCAGCGGGGCGTCGCCGTACCGCTCGGCGATGGTCTCGTGCTGGTGCCGCACCGAGCCCGCGCACGAGCCGGACGGCATGACGACGGCGTCGATGGAGGCGTCCCCGAACTGCTCGGCGAAGTTGCGCACCAGCGGGACGGGCTCGCGCTGGTAGCCGGTGTTCACGTGCATCTGGCCGCAGCAGGTCTGCCCCGGCGGGAACACCACCTCGTGGCCCAGGCGGGCGAGCAGCACCGCCGTGGATTTCACCGCCTCGGGGAAGAGCGTGTCTCCCAGACAGGTGGCGAAGAGTCCGATACGCATGGGGCCTCCCCGATCGCAAGGTGTGGTCTGACCATACTAGCCTCTGTCCATTTGAGAAAGACGTATGTGCCATCGGACATGCCGTACGGGAGTCGAGAGTAAGCGCTTTCATCCCCCCTCCCGGCCCGCCCCTGCCGGAAGAGCGCCGCTCCTCAAGTTGGTCCGACCTTATTGACATATGACATATGCAGTGTCCTACTGATCCCCTGAACCAGCTGCCTGCTCCTCGCTCACGCACCCGCACCCGCACCCGCACGAGGCAAGATAAGGCGGTCCACGGCTTACGCCCGGTTCGCCCCGCCCCGTACCACTCGACGAGGAGTAACTTCGTGGCTTCCGCACCACCCGTCACCCTGCTCGCTTCGTACACACCGGATGTACGTGCGATCGGTGACAGCCTCCTGACGACCGCGCTGGTGAGCCTGATCCCCCTCGCCGTGTTCTTCCTGCTGCTGATGGCGGCGAAGCGCTCGGCGCTGGTCTCCGCGCTGGGTTCGGTGCTCACCGCCCTGCTGGTGGCGGTGATCGGATTCGGGATGCCGGTCGAGCTGGGTCTGCTCTCGGCCTCCCAGGGCCTGGTCTTCGGCCTGTTCCCGGTGATGCTGATCGTCGTCGCGGCCATCTGGTTCTACGAACTCACGGTCGTCAGCGGCAGGTTCGAGGACCTCCGCCGCTCCTTCAGCGCCGTGGGCCGCGGGGACCTGCGGGTCCAGGCGATGCTCATCGCGTTCTGTTTCGGCGGCCTGCTGGAGGCGCTCGCCGGCTTCGGCGCGCCCGTCGCCATCACCGCCGTGATGCTGATGGCACTCGGCCTGCCGCCGGTCAAGGCGGCCGTGACCGTCCTCCTCGCCAACACCGCACCGGTCGCCTTCGGCGCCATGGCCATCCCGGTCACCACGGCGGGCAACCTGACCGGCATCCCGGCCGAGGACATCGCCGCGGTCATCGGCCGCCAGTCGCCGCTCCTCGCGCTCTTCGTGCCCCTGCTGCTGCTCTTCGTCGTGGACGGCACCCGCGGCGTCCGCCAGCTGTGGCCGATCGCGCTGGTCACCGGGGCCGTCTTCGCCGTGGCCCAGTACTGGTGCTCCAGCCACTTCGCGTACGAGCTCACCGACGTGGTCGCCTCCCTCGCGGGCTTCGGCGCCGCCGTGCTGATGCTGCGCTTCTGGAAGCCCCGCACCCCCGAGGACCAGCACTCGCAGGTGGAGAAGGAGGCCCTGACACCGCACCGGGTCACCTATGCCGTGCTCCCGTACATCCTGGTGATCGCCGTCTTCGCCCTCGCCAAGCTGAACATCGGGGCGGTGGACGTCCCCGAGCTCCTCGGGCACCTGAACATCACGCTCGAGTGGCCGGGGCTGTACGGCGAGCTCCTCACCTCCAGCGGCGAGCCCTCGTCCAGCGCGGTCTACAAGCTGGAGGTCCTGGGCAACCCGGGGACCCTGCTGATCCTCTCCGGGATCCTGGTCACGCTGATCTACCGGTTCGCCAAGGACCGCGAGGCCTACCCGATGACCGGGGCGGCGGCTCTCTCCGCCGCGGGCCGCACCCTGAAGAACATGCGGGTCGCCATCGCGACGGTCGCCACCGTGCTCGCGCTGAGCTACGTGATGAACCAGTCGGGCCAGACGGTCGCCATCGGCACCTGGCTGGCGACGGCGGGCGGGCTCTTCGCCCTGCTCTCCCCGATCCTCGGCTGGCTGGGCACCGCGGTGACCGGGTCGGACACCTCCGCCAACGCGCTCTTCGCCAACCTCCAGCAGACCGCCGGCCGGACCGCCGGGATCGACCCGACCCTGCTGGTCGCCGCGAACACCTCCGGCGGCGTGGTCGCCAAGCTGGTGAGCCCGCAGAACCTGACCATCGCCGCCACGGCGGTGGGGCTGCCGGGGTCGGAACGCGTCCTGCTCCGCAAGGTGGCGGGGTACAGCGTGGGCATGCTGGCCATCCTGTGCGTGCTGGTCTATCTCCAGTCCACGTCGGCGCTCTCCTGGATGCTGCCGTAACGGCACCGCGGCCGCCCGACGGCGGGGGCCGGTGCGCGGGCCCGGAAAACGACCGGGCCCGCGCACCGGCCCCCGCCGCTCCGCGCTACGCGGGACCTGCGCCCTCGCAACCGGTGTCCTCGCCGCCGGCGTCCTCCCGGTCCCCGTCGACGAGGGTGCCGTGGAAACCGCGGATGTGGGCCTCCGCCAGATCGGCCGCCGCGTCGCCGTCACCGGCACGCACCAGCCGCAGCAGCTCGGTGTGCTGGGCGTTGAGCCGGGCCCGGGTGGCCGGCCAGTCGTCCACCTCTTCGAGGGCCCGCAGGATCAGGGGCCGTACGGACTCGCGCACGGCCGAAGTCAGGGTCGAGGTCAGGGCGTTGCCCGAACTGCTGGCCACCTTAACGTGGAACCGGGTGTCGAGTTCGTTGAACTCCTCCGGCAGGATGCCCGGCTGCGCCATCCGCCCGACCGCCTCGGCCGCCTCGTCCAGGTCCCCCTCGGCCGCGTGCTTCGC
This DNA window, taken from Streptomyces nitrosporeus, encodes the following:
- a CDS encoding sulfite exporter TauE/SafE family protein, whose translation is MDTITLWQLAALAAASLLVGFSKTAVSGSNTISLAVFAAVLPARESTGVLLPVLIAGDILAVLVYRRHAHWPTLLRLFPTVAAGVVAGTVFMMWADDSVMSTSIGAILLLMTGVTLWRRRTEARADGSQDARTAVPGAGAEPPAGATPAGPVRSGAKRFRARSYGTLGGFTTMVANAGGPVMSLYLLSAGFCKLGFLGTSAWFFLIVNTAKVPFSVGLGLIDTRSLLLDAALVLFVIPGAWLGRVCVGRIDQKLFERIVIGATVVGGLQLLLN
- a CDS encoding LutC/YkgG family protein; translated protein: MTTTARDTVLGRIRDALALAPAPGTPVPRGYRTGRTLPDDERLALLTDRLVDYKAQVHPCTRDRTAEAVAAVLAEHGARRVGVPAGLDGQWLTAYDGQVQQDSADIPAPALGDLDGVVTASAVTCAETGTIFLDGSPDQGRRALSLVPDLHVCVVDLSSVEVGVPEAVARLVPERPTTLISGPSATSDIELERVEGVHGPRTLAVVIRTDA
- a CDS encoding lactate utilization protein B; translation: MSTFLGMPATPPRSPYGTGNLRGDRKFPAAAHDELRNEQLRRNLGRATHTIRAKRLHVTGELPDWEQLRDAGSAIKTDTMNRLPELLEQLEAKVTERGGTVHWARDGVEANEIVTRLVRATGSSDVIKVKSMATQEIGLNEHLEAEGITPYETDLAELIVQLAHDKPSHILVPAIHRNRDEIRQIFLDEIPGVDPDLDNVPAHLAAAARAYLREKFMTTKVAVSGANFGIAETGTLSVVESEGNGRMCLTLPDTLITVMGIEKVLPRYQDLEVFLQLLPRSSTGERMNPYTSMWTGVTPGDGPQDFHLVLLDNGRTAALADRIGREALNCIRCSACLNVCPVYERAGGHAYGSTYPGPIGAVLTPQLAGMHAAKDDPNSSLPYASSLCGACFDACPVKIDIPSLLVELRHQNTEQAGATAEKLAMKAAAAVMKSPRLYTTAQKAASLSRSVGIGGRDRTLSHLPAPLDGWSASRDTAAPPRQSFRAWLASAEGTAAMREAAEEGAARRAGDHQEEQ
- a CDS encoding (Fe-S)-binding protein; this encodes MRIGLFATCLGDTLFPEAVKSTAVLLARLGHEVVFPPGQTCCGQMHVNTGYQREPVPLVRNFAEQFGDASIDAVVMPSGSCAGSVRHQHETIAERYGDAPLRAGVATVKAKTYELSELLVDVLGVTDVGAYFPHRVTYHPTCHSLRMLRVGDKPLRLLRAVEAIDLVELPEADSCCGFGGTFAVKNADTSSAMLQDKMRNVVSTRAAVCTAGDSSCLMHIGGGLSRIKAGTRTLHLAQILGSTRTAPYALTEAAR
- a CDS encoding L-lactate permease, encoding MASAPPVTLLASYTPDVRAIGDSLLTTALVSLIPLAVFFLLLMAAKRSALVSALGSVLTALLVAVIGFGMPVELGLLSASQGLVFGLFPVMLIVVAAIWFYELTVVSGRFEDLRRSFSAVGRGDLRVQAMLIAFCFGGLLEALAGFGAPVAITAVMLMALGLPPVKAAVTVLLANTAPVAFGAMAIPVTTAGNLTGIPAEDIAAVIGRQSPLLALFVPLLLLFVVDGTRGVRQLWPIALVTGAVFAVAQYWCSSHFAYELTDVVASLAGFGAAVLMLRFWKPRTPEDQHSQVEKEALTPHRVTYAVLPYILVIAVFALAKLNIGAVDVPELLGHLNITLEWPGLYGELLTSSGEPSSSAVYKLEVLGNPGTLLILSGILVTLIYRFAKDREAYPMTGAAALSAAGRTLKNMRVAIATVATVLALSYVMNQSGQTVAIGTWLATAGGLFALLSPILGWLGTAVTGSDTSANALFANLQQTAGRTAGIDPTLLVAANTSGGVVAKLVSPQNLTIAATAVGLPGSERVLLRKVAGYSVGMLAILCVLVYLQSTSALSWMLP
- a CDS encoding FadR/GntR family transcriptional regulator; amino-acid sequence: MSVEWQPVRQSRTHELVLQSIEEQVFAGRLRAGDRLPPERELAPVFGVSRSALREALRVLETIGVLVAQPGRGPDSGARIVRNPDDALGRLLRLHFALGSYGLHDVLEARVALERSSFAAAAKHAAEGDLDEAAEAVGRMAQPGILPEEFNELDTRFHVKVASSSGNALTSTLTSAVRESVRPLILRALEEVDDWPATRARLNAQHTELLRLVRAGDGDAAADLAEAHIRGFHGTLVDGDREDAGGEDTGCEGAGPA